In a single window of the Falco rusticolus isolate bFalRus1 chromosome 11, bFalRus1.pri, whole genome shotgun sequence genome:
- the ZNF644 gene encoding zinc finger protein 644 isoform X3: protein MDDLEINTEVTGAKEEEEILCGDNFISEEEGGIPKPQESDTSFQKNSTLTLPEELSRDRSEKALSGGQTSLFIHAGAPTVSSENFILSRGTAVNGPVSHSTSTKTSIMNKGSVSLTTGQPVGHHTDSCSTLTVVHDLQLPAKSATQKSNQHQVLFLLPDVAHAKNLTHSIKNLPTSASIGCDSQKSVGNSVDSTLVGQVEVCEDDKNLLVKDDCVDTLTDISSGTGGFTSGCDPSWDPQKEFIQFLMTNEETMEKSPIHCKVGLEKKRKRKMDVSKITRYTEDCFGHTSCIPSKSKLLDVDFLEQNEELQIVEPQKYSLSKVKPESTDEELEAVDAIQQLIYSPTSNCAEDTSPVHTSTFLSNTLKNKCEQNDSESPSTFSTDEPSFYPCTKCNVNFREKKHLHRHMMYHLDGNSHFRHLNVPRPYACRECGRTFRDRNSLLKHMIIHQERRQKLMEEIRELKELQDEGRSARLQCPQCVFGTNCPKTFVQHAKTHEKDKRYYCCEECNFMAVTENELECHRGIAHGAVVKCSIIGSDMSQRKTQKKASLKDPYLGSSKKSSTYVCKMCPFTTSARSILKKHMEYLHPASCIDPFGSHLRLEKRKGSIIEESLDFGSRTKQLIKQSSTFPKNSVLKQDVKRSFGSASQSTSFAKLHKRPYRIQKARKSVSQSSKLNSAEKKDSYETEDDSSWDNVELCDYTTQSVEDESYSDINQEHVNLFPIFKGKMEDHEAGDKSSLSYEQNDGFYFEYYEDAEGSNFLHDLHDPQNLENVGSALPKHNSVFHWTDLSLEKKSCPYCPATFETGVGLSNHVRGHLHRAGLSYEARHVVSPEQIATSDKMQHFKRTGTGTPVKRVRKAIEKSETTSEHTCQLCGGWFDTKIGLSNHVRGHLKRLGKTKWDAHKSPICVLNEMMQNEEKYEKILKALNSRRIIPRPFVAQKFASNDDFLSQNVIPLEAYHNGLKTEDTSVSASEEEGLNFLNECDETKAVLHDEKKNQSLTLIELLKNKRLGEERNPDISPQKIHNQTARKRFVQKCVLPLNEDSPLMYQPQKMDLTMQSGMPVKLRTCVHCNTTFTSAVSLSNHLRAYARKKSAGLLTGTALDCKQKKSRSRSGSKKKMLPLPHSADEVYILRCRFCGLVFRGPLSVQEDWIKHLQRHIVNANLPRTGAGMVEVTSLLKKPASITETSFSLLMAEAAS from the exons ATGGATGATTTAGAGATAAATACTGAAGTCACTGGTGctaaagaagaagaagaaatcctATGTGGTGATAATTTCATATCTGAGGAAGAAGGTGGCATTCCTAAACCACAAGAGAGCGACACGTCGTTTCAGAAGAACAGTACATTGACTCTGCCTGAGGAGTTATCAAGGGATAGATCTGAAAAAGCCTTAAGCGGAGGCCAGACTTCTCTATTTATACACGCTGGTGCTCCTACTGTTTCTAGCGAAAACTTTATCTTGTCTAGAGGAACTGCTGTTAATGGACCAGTTTCACACTCCACCTCAACTAAGACTTCCATTATGAATAAAGGCAGTGTTTCATTAACCACTGGACAGCCTGTAGGTCATCACACAGATTCCTGCTCAACTTTGACAGTGGTTCATGATCTTCAGCTGCCTGCAAAGAGTGCAACACAGAAATCAAATCAGcaccaagttttatttttgttacctgATGTAGCACATGCTAAGAACCTGACTCATTCCATTAAAAATCTACCTACCTCTGCTTCAATTGGTTGTGATTCACAGAAATCAGTAGGAAATAGTGTAGATAGCACTTTAGTAGGCCAAGTAGAAGTTTGTGAGGATGATAAAAATCTGCTAGTAAAAGACGACTGTGTTGATACATTAACAGACATTTCCTCAGGTACAGGTGGTTTCACATCGGGTTGTGATCCCAGCTGGGATCCACAAAAAGAGTTTATACAGTTTCTTATgacaaatgaagaaacaatgGAGAAGTCTCCTATTCACTGTAAAGTAGGCTTAGAAAAAAAGcgaaaaaggaaaatggatgtTAGTAAAATAACACGCTATACTGAAGACTGTTTTGGTCATACCAGTTGTATTCCTAGTAAATCGAAACTATTAGATGTTGACTTCTTAGAGCAGAATGAGGAGTTACAAATAGTAGAACCGCAGAAATATTCATTGAGTAAAGTAAAGCCTGAATCCACAGATGAAGAGCTTGAAGCTGTTGATGCTATCCAGCAGCTCATTTATAGTCCCACTAGTAACTGTGCAGAAGATACTTCTCCTGTTCACACTAGCACTTTTCTTTccaatactttaaaaaacaaatgtgaacAGAATGATTCTGAATCGCCATCTACTTTCAGTACTGATGAACCATCATTTTATCCCTGTACAAAGTGCAATGTGAATTTTAGGGAGAAGAAACATCTGCATAGGCATATGATGTACCATTTAGATGGGAACAGTCATTTCCGACATCTCAATGTCCCCAGGCCCTATGCATGTAGGGAATGTGGAAGGACATTTCGAGATCGTAATTCACTTCTTAAACATATGATAATTCACcaggaaagaaggcagaaactGATGGAAGAAATCCGTGAGCTGAAAGAACTTCAGGATGAGGGTAGGAGCGCACGGTTACAGTGCCCACAGTGTGTATTTGGTACCAATTGTCCCAAAACGTTTGTGCAGCATGCAAAGACccatgaaaaagataaaagatatTATTGCTGTGAGGAATGCAATTTCATGGCTGTGACAGAAAATGAACTGGAATGCCATCGAGGGATCGCTCATGGAGCAGTAGTCAAATGTTCCATTATCGGTAGCGATATGTCccagaggaaaacacagaaaaaggcatCCTTGAAAGATCCATATTTGGGATCCTCAAAAAAATCATCAACGTATGTGTGTAAGATGTGTCCATTTACTACTTCAGctagaagcattttaaaaaaacacatggaaTATTTGCACCCAGCATCGTGCATTGATCCCTTTGGTAGCCATCTTAgactagaaaaaagaaaaggaagcataaTAGAAGAATCTTTAGATTTTGGTAGCAGGACAAAACAGTTGATCAAACAATCTTCTACTTTTCCAAAGaactctgttttaaaacaggatGTAAAAAGATCATTTGGCTCTGCTTCACAGTCCACTAGCTTCGCAAAACTTCACAAGAGACCCTACAGGATACAGAAGGCTCGGAAAAGCGTTTCACAGTCATCT AAACTTaactctgctgaaaaaaaagacagctatGAAACGGAGGATGACAGTTCATGGGATAATGTTGAACTATGTGATTACACTACACAGTCTGTGGAGGATGAATCTTACAGTGATATTAATCAGGAGCATGTAAACCTATTCCCCATATTCAAAGGTAAAATGGAAGATCATGAAGCTGGTGATAAATCTTCACTTAGTTATGAGCAGAATGATGGCTTTTATTTTGAGTATTATGAAGATGCTGAGGGTAGTAACTTCCTGCATGATTTGCATGATCCTCAGAATTTAGAAAATGTAGGATCGGCATTGCCAAAGCATAATTCAGTTTTCCACTGGACGGATTTGTCGCTTGAAAAGAAGTCCTGTCCGTACTGTCCAGCAACCTTCGAAACAGGTGTTGGACTGTCCAATCATGTCAGAGGACATCTTCACAGAGCCGGACTGAGCTATGAAGCCCGTCATGTTGTTTCACCAGAACAGATAGCAACAAGTGacaaaatgcaacattttaaaagaactggAACAGGAACGCCTGTTAAACGTGTTAGAAAAG cGATCGAGAAATCTGAAACAACTTCTGAGCATACATGTCAGCTCTGTGGAGGCTGGTTTGATACTAAAATTGGATTGTCTAATCATGTGCGAGGACACCTGAAAAGGCTTGGTAAAACCAAGTGGGACGCACACAAGTCTCCGATCTGTGTTCTGAATGAGATGATGCAAAATGAAGAGAAGTATGAAAAAATCCTAAAGGCTTTGAACAGTCGCCGCATTATTCCCAGACCGTTTGTTGCTCAGAAATTTGCATCAAATGATGACTTTTTATCTCAGAATGTTATACCTCTTGAAGCATACCATAATGGCCTAAAGACTGAAGATACATCTGTGTCTGCATCGGAGGAAGAAGGGCTGAATTTCCTAAATGAATGTgatgaaacaaaagcagtactacatgatgaaaaaaaaaatcagtcactTACACTGATAGAACTCCTGAAAAATAAGAGGttaggagaagaaagaaatcctgATATTTCTCCACAAAAGATTCATAATCAAACTGCAAGAAAGAGGTTTGTTCAGAAATGTGTTCTTCCATTAAATGAAGACAGTCCATTGATGTATCAGCCACAAAAAATGGACTTGACTATGCAGTCAG GTATGCCTGTGAAGCTTAGAACGTGTGTGCATTGCAATACGACGTTTACAAGTGCTGTTAGCCTGTCCAACCACTTACGCGCTTATGCACGAAAGAAGAGTGCTGGACTTTTGACTGGGACAG CTTTAGACTGTAAGCAAAAGAAGTCAAGGTCAAGATCcggaagcaagaaaaaaatgctgcctttACCTCATAGTGCTGACGAAGTTTACATACTCAGATGCAG GTTTTGTGGTCTGGTCTTTCGAGGACCTTTGTCTGTTCAAGAAGACTGGATAAAGCACTTGCAGCGACACATTGTCAACGCAAATCTTCCACGGACTGGAGCTGGCATGGTTGAAGTCACATCACTACTTAAAAAGCCTGCTTCAATTActgaaacttcattttctttactgaTGGCAGAAGCAGCATCATAG
- the ZNF644 gene encoding zinc finger protein 644 isoform X4 — translation MPVKLRTCVHCNTTFTSAVSLSNHLRAYARKKSAGLLTGTEVILAISVSLPPTTLGYCLYIQTAFIVAVRKNAVEPHLPNDGLTQGLKEFSLALDCKQKKSRSRSGSKKKMLPLPHSADEVYILRCRFCGLVFRGPLSVQEDWIKHLQRHIVNANLPRTGAGMVEVTSLLKKPASITETSFSLLMAEAAS, via the exons ATGCCTGTGAAGCTTAGAACGTGTGTGCATTGCAATACGACGTTTACAAGTGCTGTTAGCCTGTCCAACCACTTACGCGCTTATGCACGAAAGAAGAGTGCTGGACTTTTGACTGGGACAG AAGTTATCTTGGccatttctgtctctctccccCCCACCACCTTGGGTTACTGCCTTTATATCCAGACTGCTTTCATTGTTGCTgtcagaaaaaatgctgttgagCCTCATCTTCCTAATGATGGTTTGACCCAGGGTCTGAAGGAATTCTCTTTAG CTTTAGACTGTAAGCAAAAGAAGTCAAGGTCAAGATCcggaagcaagaaaaaaatgctgcctttACCTCATAGTGCTGACGAAGTTTACATACTCAGATGCAG GTTTTGTGGTCTGGTCTTTCGAGGACCTTTGTCTGTTCAAGAAGACTGGATAAAGCACTTGCAGCGACACATTGTCAACGCAAATCTTCCACGGACTGGAGCTGGCATGGTTGAAGTCACATCACTACTTAAAAAGCCTGCTTCAATTActgaaacttcattttctttactgaTGGCAGAAGCAGCATCATAG